TCAATTCCGACCCAGTTAATAAAAGCAAAGAGGAACTCTCTGAAGCTGACTTTTCCATTTTTATCCCAGTCCATTTCTTCTGCATTTTTCCATGGGGAATTACCAAAAGAAAGATTAGTATCATTGATGAAAGAAATTTCTgagaaattaattaaaagttgAGTTGAAGCTGAGATACTGAATCTAGTCCGAGTGACACGTGCAGGGGAGCGCTCCCATGGAGAAGCTTCATTTAGTGCCTTCATCACATCTTTCTTGTTCAGTTTTCCATCGCCATTCTTATCAAGAAACAAGAATGCTTCGACAATAGTATCGAAAGTGGCCTCAAGTTGCAGGGAATGCATCTTCAATGTCTGAAACATTCTCAATTCACGAGTAAAAACACTGATTAATACTGTCTGCAACATGCTATGTTCTTAAATCTTAAACATAGggaaagaaacaaaaataagtTATTTTTAGATACATTATCAGGAGAGGAGGAAGGCTTCATTAGGAGATAGATGAGACATAGCAGCACAATAAACTCGTTAAATTGAATCCCTTCGCTCCCGTCAATGTCACATGAATGAAACAAATCCTCAACCTCCTCTTTTGTAAAATGAAGTTGCAGTTTCT
The Gossypium arboreum isolate Shixiya-1 chromosome 10, ASM2569848v2, whole genome shotgun sequence genome window above contains:
- the LOC108453983 gene encoding probable calcium-binding protein CML22, with protein sequence MGKCHPCPSLKSLSSRIGGMLCNYGSSSKYKKLDSKLERKMIEMKGSASGQSNFKSIDSIILRFPQFREGLRNLRGVFKQYDEDSNGTIDREELNRCLEKLQLHFTKEEVEDLFHSCDIDGSEGIQFNEFIVLLCLIYLLMKPSSSPDNTLKMHSLQLEATFDTIVEAFLFLDKNGDGKLNKKDVMKALNEASPWERSPARVTRTRFKEMDWDKNGKVSFREFLFAFINWVGIESDEELPDSGT